The Arachis ipaensis cultivar K30076 chromosome B05, Araip1.1, whole genome shotgun sequence nucleotide sequence GAAAATAATGTGAAAAAGAAGTAGAAGCAGTTTTTATGACACCGAAGGGAGTCAACATAAATAGAGTCAAGTTCGGTACAAATGTGCTGATAGAAAACGAAGAAATCACACTGAATTTGATGCAGGTATAGTTAAGTTGCTGGGATCACATCTGATTTGAGTAATACATAAATTGGGTTAAAGTAAAAGGGACTGCAGTGTATTGTTTTAAATTTAGCAGAATGTATATATGGATAATGAggatactatttttttttttccggTAGTTATAGTGAGAAACTTATAAATGATAAAAAGCTGAGAAACAAAATACCTTGTGAAATCATGAAATGACTCAAGAAGAGAAAACAAATAGTTTAAAAAATGAACAAAACAGGTTCGAAGGACATACCTGAGGTGCATATAGACAACCTAATGCTCCAACAACCAGTCCTCCCAATACAAAGCCACCAATAAAGATATTTCCACTATTTTGTCTTCCAGCATCTCCACTGTACCAGCACAGCAATTAAAAACACTATAAAGTTAACACAATCCCAGTATATCCACTGTGAAAGATATCTTATGCTTGTATCACTACTTTAGACATGCAAAATGACTCACAGTAGCAATGAATGATCACAACACACAATAAAAAACAAACTAAGAATAGCCATTAGTTTGCAACATTTGGGGTTGTCTAGTTGGCACTTGGCAAATTATATGTTAGGTTTATATACCAAAAATAGTAGTCAAGAAACAGTGCTCTCAAAAGCTTAAACAGTTAGGAAAGAAatacaaataatttttatatatatcatATCCCCTTATGCAAGACCCCTTTGGGCTTGAAGCATCGGCAGTGCATGTCTCGATCTCTTACCTTGTGTTGAAAGTCTCAATTTCAACTTTTGTAAGAAtgatcaaattcaaaacaaagaATGTCGTACAAGTTCTAGTCTCATGTCAATTGTCAAAGACCAACTCGACCAAAAGCTTAATCTACTAGGTGCAGGCACACTAACAGTTTTATATCTAACAATAACCATGTGAAAAAATAATGGTGCACCATAAAGTCACGTCTGAGTCTTACCTGGCTTGTACTACAAGTGGTAGCTTATGCGTTGCTTTAGCCCTAACAGAGGAACCTGGAAAGCATGCACTAGAGCTGATTTTCAAGAAGCATTTATCCATTGGTTTTGATAAAGAACCTGAAATTAAATCATTTTAAATGTTAATAACAAGCTTCCAGCAATGTTGCTAAATGCTAATGTTAAATTCAAAACATGTTGACAAATGACAAACTGCAAATTAAAACAAAGCATGTGAGTATCAACATTCTCCTCCAAATGACAACGTACACAATCAGATCAAGATACATAGCCACTGTCATTCTTCTCAACAAAACCAAGCACACTAAGACATTACAAATTTGTCACATGCCAATCATTGTTTACCAATTGTAGTGGATCATTGAGTTTTTGAGCCATCAACAAAATCGCTTTCTCTCAAGTCTCaaggaaaatcaaatttcaacctAACGTTTTGATTCTGATTAAGCTATCCATTGTTTGGAGCTAGACAGCTAAGTCACAATCAATTAAAAGATCCTTTAAATTTTGTTCACATTTTctgtttgatttagaaatcaacaGGATTCAGGAATCATAATAATAGAGTAAAAAAATGTGAAAAGTGAGAatcacaaaaacaaaacaaaaccaaaAGCAGAGGAAATAGGATCAAAACTGATATAGAGAACAACACGGAAGATACATTTGCAGTGTGAGAAACATTAATGCGTagttcagaaaaaaaaaaggaacagtTTTGAGGGGTGCCCATTACGGCAATGACGATGATAACAATGAATAACGAAATAACCTGAAAGAAAGCGAGTCTCTGGAATCTTAACCATGGCCACTGATCCTGATAGAACagccattttctttctttctttctttctttctggaCTTTCAGCAAACAGGTTCAGAGCAAAACTGAAAAACCTACGTAAATGGGAGTGGAAGTTGTCAACTTGTCATTAGTTCCTTGTAGAAACCGAAAGAGTATATATCGCAGCTGTTCCAAGTTTCAAGCTTTCGATAATAACGAGCGCTCTTCTTTTGGGCTCTGACCAAACCTCACAAACACCCTTTTTGGGGAAACATTGCAAATCTAGTGGCCCAGAAACAAAAACCTTTGTGTAAATTAATTAATCATTGTCTTGTCTTGTgcatttgacaaaaaaaaaaaggtttgtaATTTCTTGAATTAAAAGATGTTAAATTTTAGGAATTAAGATGACTTAGATTTATATTTTAAGGACTAAAGTAAGCTTTTACTTCAATGCATATTATATTTCTTCAGGAAAAAAGTTCTATATGTTATGTTTAGTggtatattataatttataaaaacaaaatttgttATCCTTTATAGTATTTAAAacgctttttatttttgttatggaGGAAGGATTGGGGTAGGACGGGGATATGGGGGTGCAGGTGAGCTTTACTAATTTGTGGGATTAGTTATAGACAAATTGGACGGTCCGAAATTTCGAAGCCAAATCGGAGGGTCCGCATTGTTGCAACAAATCGGAGGGTTCGATCTGTCCCTCTCCCACCACATGTTGCGTTGATGTTGCTCCCCGCAACTGTGCCCCATAACCCAGCATAAGGCTTTGCTGCATGTAGTCACACCCTCCGATTTAGTATTTGAGAGTTATAATAGTAATTGTTGTTGCTGTTAGTACTACTAGTTCAACGTGAAAACTGAGAATGTTTATacatgttattattattattattattgttattattattattattattaattgaaaattataattattattattaaaaatttaatagttAGAAAGTTAAGAAACGATAATAAGTAACTAATAgttagaaatatatatatatagagagagagaaaatttaATTCAATGGTAATGTTTGAATTAGACTACCTACTCCCTTATTATTGTGTTGCCCAATTTTATATAAATGCATCTGCACAATTTGGACCTATCGAGTAGTTTcagataattcaaaaaaaattaaactatacaATTTGGACGGTTCGAATTGATTaacaatttatatataaaaaaaaaaacagaacggacggtccgatttgctaCATTCAAAATTCGAATTTTCCTCCttgcaaatcggaccgtccgatttgtaaaTTCTATTTTCTCTCTCATACAAGTCGCATGGTCCGACTTGTTACCTTAGCATGTCAGAAATTTCTGTCCCACAATAACGTTAAGCACCCCTTTATCCCATAGCTCAGTACAACACATTCTTCTCTCCAATAACCAAAAAAatgagcctatttaaaacttaTTAATACTAAAATTGActtaatcttttaattttatattataataaattaaaattttttcatcCTATAACTCACAAATTAAAAGCGAAAAAACAAGATAACTTACTCTCTCTTCCCACATATATTTAGTCATATAGACATGGTTTGAAGTGACGTATTCTCATATTCTAAATTATATTAAGTCTTAACATATTCTAAATTATATTAAGTGAGAGAAGAGAGATTGCATGAGCAAAATTTTGGGATCTTCTGAATATGAACTCTAATTTCAGAATCATGGCCTTACTTCAAGTACACGTTACACTTATATATATAACTTGTTTCAGAATCATAAGCTTAGTTACTCTAACTACTTAACTACATATACCGCTTAGCTACTCTAACTGCTTAACTACATATACTACTATCTAGGAGTGTTTATAGTTTGGTTAATACAAAAATCAAACCAATTTTTTAGTTAACCAAAAATATAGTATTGATTAATTAACTAAATTGATTTTACATGATAAAATCGGTTATTAACCGATTagtaaaattcaaaaccaatttttaACTGGTTATTAaagcaaaaatcaatttttaaaaaataaccgatttttatatagaaaaatcggtttttatattaaaaaaccgatttttatactaaaaaattggtttttatactataaattataaaattggtttttacatataaaaatatatatttacacaaattaatatttttacatacaaaaatccaaatttttaaacctttttttaatctaaattctttttctttctaataaTACGAGTAACATTTATAAATAATGAAATCTCTTCCATTGCTttcgttcctttttctttcttatctcttttcagtattttctataaataattttttaatataaataattttctttctaaatgatacgagtaactttttcttatctccttctttccatctctttacttttctctccccctcctcttccatcttccttttctctctctctctttcccctcccctctctttctcttcctctctctctctcccctctctcccatttctctctctcccccctcctctatctctctcctcttctctctctctcccattttctctctcctcctctctttcttttctctctcccctcctctctatctatctctctctctctccttcccttctttctcctcctcccctttctttctctctatcctcctctccctctctctccccatGCTCTCTCTTTCCCCTCcatctttctctctccctctctccttctctctcccttcctctcttttctctctctccttctctttttctgtctctctctccatcctctctctctccccctctctctttctccctctttgtcctctttctctctcttcttctctctctcctatccttcttctctctttttatctctctccttttttctttctcctcctctatcttctcctcctctctctcttctctcttgatttagagagaaggagagaaaagagatagaagagggatagagattgagagaaggttaagagagaaagagaaaagagagagtaagaaaagaaagaggagaaggagagaaaagaaagagaggaagaagatgagagagagaaaatgggagagagagagagagaaagaagaaaaggaaagagagaggagcgagagagataaagagagaaaaaaagagagaaagagaagggaagaaaaaaggagagagagagagagagaaggaaaaagagagaaaaaatgagagagatatgggagagagagagagagaaggagaggagaggagaggagagagatagagaaggggagagagagaggaggagagatagaaaaaagagagagatgatTAGANNNNNNNNNNNNNNNNNNNNNNNNNNNNNNNNNNNNNNNNNNNNNNNNNNNNNNNNNNNNNNNNNNNNNNNNNNNNNNNNNNNNNNNNNNNNNNNNNNNNNNNNNNNNNNNNNNNNNNNNNNNNNNNNNNNNNNNNNNNNNNNNNNNNNNNNNNNNNNNNNNNNNNNNNNNNNNNNNNNNNNNNNNNNNNNNNNNNNNNNNNNNNNNNNNNNNNNNNNNNNNNNNNNNNNNNNNNNNNNNNNNNNNNNNNNNNNNNNNNNNNNNNNNNNNNNNNNNNNNNNNNNNNNNNNNNNNNNNNNNNNNNNNNNNNNNNNNNNNNNNNNNNNNNNNNNNNNNNNNNNNNNNNNNNNNNNNNNNNNNNNNNNNNNNNNNNNNNNNNNNNNNNNNNNNNNNNNNNNNNNNNNNNNNNNNNNNNNNNNNNNNNNNNNNNNNNNNNNNNNNNNNNNNNNNNNNNNNNNNNNNNNNNNNNNNNNNNNNNNNNNNNNNNNNNNNNNNN carries:
- the LOC107641623 gene encoding uncharacterized protein LOC107641623 — encoded protein: MAVLSGSVAMVKIPETRFLSGSLSKPMDKCFLKISSSACFPGSSVRAKATHKLPLVVQASGDAGRQNSGNIFIGGFVLGGLVVGALGCLYAPQISRTLAAADSTEIMKKLPKFIYDEEKALERTRKMLSEKIAELNSAIDGVSAQLRAEEPTETDGYAARSEEVEASV